One window of Nostoc sp. C052 genomic DNA carries:
- the argJ gene encoding bifunctional glutamate N-acetyltransferase/amino-acid acetyltransferase ArgJ, which translates to MSSTISSTPQGFSAFITNLGIRDTTDDFVFIKSSVPCVADGVFTQSLFAGPSVTLSRENLKDSQAQAIVVISKNANVANGAVGIADAQEVLQLVATETGIAAHNIAIASTGVIGRRYPIEKIRTGLLGLGKKLTDADFHAAARGIMTTDTVPKLVTRQIGNAKLVGIAKGVGMIEPNMATLLTFFFTDAAISANSLRTIFRSTIDKTFNCLSIDTDTSTSDSAVILANGLAGEVSESDFAIALQEVAQKLVLKIARDAEGATKIIQVTVDSAIDYAQAKKVAKAIVNSPLVKTAVYGADPNWGRVAMAIGKCEDEQQINPELVVISFDNVKVYPNSLTNENLEQLRQIMSKDQVDIHVSLNIGEASATVWGCDLSEGYIEINGKYST; encoded by the coding sequence ATGTCATCAACTATATCTTCCACTCCTCAAGGTTTTAGTGCATTTATTACTAATTTAGGAATCCGAGATACAACAGATGATTTTGTATTTATCAAATCATCAGTTCCTTGTGTTGCTGATGGAGTCTTCACTCAAAGTCTTTTTGCTGGCCCAAGTGTTACTCTTAGCCGCGAGAACTTAAAAGATTCCCAAGCACAAGCAATTGTCGTTATATCTAAAAATGCAAATGTCGCTAATGGTGCTGTTGGCATCGCTGATGCTCAAGAAGTTCTACAATTAGTTGCAACTGAAACTGGAATTGCTGCACATAATATTGCGATCGCTTCTACAGGTGTAATTGGCAGACGTTACCCAATTGAAAAAATCCGAACAGGTTTATTAGGATTGGGAAAAAAATTAACTGACGCTGATTTTCATGCCGCAGCCCGTGGTATTATGACCACCGATACAGTACCAAAACTAGTTACACGGCAAATAGGAAACGCCAAGCTGGTAGGAATTGCCAAAGGTGTCGGCATGATTGAGCCGAATATGGCTACCCTCCTAACTTTCTTTTTTACTGATGCGGCAATTTCCGCAAATAGCCTTCGTACTATTTTTCGCTCTACTATAGATAAAACCTTTAACTGTCTGAGTATAGATACTGACACTTCTACTAGTGACTCTGCCGTGATTTTAGCTAACGGTTTAGCTGGTGAAGTTTCAGAATCAGATTTTGCCATTGCATTGCAAGAAGTTGCACAAAAACTAGTACTGAAAATTGCACGAGATGCAGAAGGTGCTACCAAAATTATTCAGGTAACTGTCGATTCGGCGATTGACTATGCACAAGCTAAAAAAGTAGCTAAAGCAATTGTGAATTCACCATTAGTAAAAACCGCCGTCTATGGAGCAGATCCGAATTGGGGAAGAGTTGCTATGGCTATAGGCAAATGTGAAGACGAACAGCAGATAAATCCAGAACTAGTTGTTATTAGTTTTGATAATGTGAAAGTTTATCCTAATAGCTTAACTAATGAAAATCTAGAACAGTTGCGGCAAATTATGTCAAAAGATCAAGTAGATATTCATGTTAGCCTCAATATTGGGGAAGCTTCTGCGACTGTATGGGGTTGCGATCTTTCAGAAGGCTACATAGAAATCAATGGCAAATACTCGACTTGA